The following coding sequences are from one Streptomyces sp. NBC_01485 window:
- a CDS encoding carbon-nitrogen hydrolase family protein yields the protein MRTALLQSSGRPGSVVENLKVLDEAADRAAATGAGLLVAPELFLTGYAIGDDVARLAEPADGDAADTIAELAGRHGLAIAYGYPERAGETVYNAAQLIGADGTRLANYRKTHLFGCFEHDHFHPGDQPVVQAELNGLTVGLMICYDVEFPENVRAHALAGTDLLVVPTAQMHPFQFVAESMIPVRAFENQMYVAYVNRVGQEGEFEFVGLSTLAGPDGVARARAGRGEELLFADADPVALAASREANPYLKDRRPGLYGSLV from the coding sequence ATGCGCACCGCCCTGCTCCAGAGCTCCGGCCGCCCCGGCTCCGTCGTCGAGAACCTCAAGGTCCTCGACGAGGCCGCGGACCGGGCCGCCGCCACGGGCGCCGGGCTCCTGGTCGCGCCGGAGCTGTTCCTCACCGGGTACGCGATCGGCGACGACGTCGCCCGCCTCGCCGAGCCCGCCGACGGGGACGCCGCGGACACGATCGCCGAACTCGCCGGCCGGCACGGGCTGGCGATCGCGTACGGCTACCCGGAGCGCGCCGGCGAGACGGTGTACAACGCGGCCCAGCTCATCGGCGCCGACGGCACCCGGCTGGCCAACTACCGCAAGACGCACCTCTTCGGCTGCTTCGAGCACGACCACTTCCACCCGGGCGACCAGCCGGTCGTCCAGGCCGAGTTGAACGGCCTCACCGTCGGCCTCATGATCTGCTACGACGTCGAGTTCCCGGAGAACGTCCGCGCCCACGCCCTGGCCGGCACCGACCTCCTCGTCGTGCCGACCGCGCAGATGCACCCCTTCCAGTTCGTCGCCGAGTCGATGATCCCGGTGCGCGCCTTCGAGAACCAGATGTACGTCGCCTACGTCAACCGGGTCGGTCAGGAAGGGGAGTTCGAGTTCGTCGGGCTGTCCACCCTCGCCGGTCCCGACGGGGTCGCCCGGGCCCGTGCCGGACGCGGCGAGGAACTGCTCTTCGCCGACGCCGACCCCGTCGCCCTCGCCGCCTCCCGCGAGGCGAACCCGTACCTGAAGGACCGCCGCCCGGGCCTGTACGGGTCCCTGGTCTGA
- a CDS encoding MFS transporter, whose protein sequence is MTATLYAYAFLDEFVLLYPVYALLFADSGLSVGQISSLFVLWSLTGVLLEVPSGAWADAVSRRLLLWIGPLLGAAGFALWVLVPSYWAFAAGFVLWGARGALGSGALEALVYEELDRVGAADRYAHVMGRAHAVGQVAVMSAMGLAGPVFAAGGYPAVGAASVLACLLCAATATRFPEHRTPAAESEDGWAATLRAGLAEVHRDRRVLGALLLVPAVTAVWGALDEYTSLLVRETGVPDAAVPYLLMVIWAGVTVGSLLSGRAERLGGTGLAALLAGAALALAAGALTERPAGVVLVALAFGGFQLATVLADVRLQQRIEGTGRATVTSVASLGTELVTIAVYGVYGVLGSSFAHGTVFAVCAVPYLVTALAVARRRRERGGRE, encoded by the coding sequence CTGACCGCCACGCTGTACGCGTACGCGTTCCTCGACGAGTTCGTGCTGCTCTACCCGGTGTACGCGCTGCTGTTCGCGGACAGCGGCCTGTCGGTCGGACAGATCTCCTCCCTCTTCGTCCTGTGGTCGCTGACCGGCGTCCTGCTGGAGGTCCCCTCCGGGGCCTGGGCCGACGCCGTGTCCCGTCGGCTGCTGCTGTGGATCGGCCCGCTGCTGGGGGCGGCCGGCTTCGCGCTGTGGGTGCTCGTCCCGTCGTACTGGGCCTTCGCGGCCGGCTTCGTCCTGTGGGGTGCGCGCGGCGCGCTGGGCTCCGGCGCCCTGGAGGCGCTGGTGTACGAGGAACTGGACCGGGTCGGCGCGGCGGACCGGTACGCCCACGTCATGGGCCGTGCGCACGCCGTGGGCCAGGTGGCCGTCATGTCGGCCATGGGCCTGGCCGGGCCGGTCTTCGCGGCCGGCGGCTACCCGGCCGTCGGCGCGGCCAGCGTGCTGGCGTGTCTGCTCTGCGCCGCGACGGCGACCCGCTTCCCCGAGCACCGCACCCCGGCCGCCGAGAGCGAGGACGGCTGGGCGGCCACGCTGCGCGCCGGACTCGCCGAGGTCCACCGGGACCGGCGCGTCCTCGGCGCCCTGCTGCTGGTCCCGGCCGTCACGGCGGTGTGGGGCGCGCTCGACGAGTACACCTCGCTCCTGGTCAGGGAGACCGGCGTACCGGACGCCGCCGTCCCCTACCTGCTCATGGTGATCTGGGCCGGCGTCACGGTCGGCAGCCTGTTGTCCGGGCGCGCCGAGCGCCTCGGCGGCACCGGCCTCGCCGCGCTCCTCGCGGGCGCCGCGCTCGCCCTGGCGGCCGGCGCGCTGACGGAGCGGCCGGCCGGCGTCGTCCTCGTCGCCCTCGCCTTCGGCGGCTTCCAACTGGCGACCGTCCTGGCCGACGTCCGGCTCCAGCAGCGCATCGAGGGCACCGGCCGGGCCACCGTGACCTCCGTCGCGAGCCTGGGCACCGAGCTGGTGACCATCGCGGTCTACGGCGTGTACGGCGTCCTCGGGTCGTCCTTCGCCCACGGCACCGTCTTCGCGGTGTGCGCCGTGCCGTACCTGGTGACGGCGCTGGCGGTCGCCCGGAGAAGACGGGAGCGGGGCGGACGGGAGTGA